One Rhinopithecus roxellana isolate Shanxi Qingling chromosome 7, ASM756505v1, whole genome shotgun sequence DNA segment encodes these proteins:
- the LOC104658848 gene encoding MAPK regulated corepressor interacting protein 2-like isoform X1, which produces MCTITKGPSKLVALRCTGPTQQQVEGRLDELLKCRQPTPPTLQPERAQPFAQSPGPWPLLSPGPRLVFNRVNGRRAPSTSLSLEGTQETHTLVHKENVRFVSEAWQQVLQQQLDGGPASEGRPSPVQYVESTPNSRLQNFVPIDLEEWWAQHFLARITSCS; this is translated from the coding sequence ATGTGCACCATCACCAAGGGGCCCAGCAAGTTGGTCGCGCTGCGCTGCACAGGTCCCACGCAGCAGCAGGTGGAGGGACGGCTCGACGAGCTCCTAAAATGCAGGCAGCCCACGCCGCCAACCTTGCAGCCCGAGCGGGCGCAGCCTTTCGCGCAGTCGCCGGGACCCTGGCCCCTGTTGAGTCCAGGGCCAAGGCTTGTGTTCAATCGTGTGAATGGCCGTCGGGCCCCCTCCACGTCCCTATCCCTCGAGGGGACCCAGGAGACCCACACACTGGTCCACAAGGAGAATGTCCGCTTTGTGTCCGAAGCCTGGCAGCAGGTGCTGCAGCAGCAGCTGGATGGTGGCCCAGCCAGTGAGGGCCGGCCAAGCCCTGTGCAGTATGTGGAGAGTACCCCCAATTCCCGGCTGCAGAACTTCGTGCCCATTGACCTGGAGGAGTGGTGGGCGCAGCACTTCCTGGCTAGAATCACCAGCTGTTCCTAG
- the LOC104658848 gene encoding MAPK regulated corepressor interacting protein 2-like isoform X2 — protein sequence MCTITKGPSKLVALRCTGPTQQQVEGRLDELLKCRQPTPPTLQPERAQPFAQSPGPWPLLSPGPRLVFNRVNGRRAPSTSLSLEGTQETHTLVHKENVRFVSENFVPIDLEEWWAQHFLARITSCS from the exons ATGTGCACCATCACCAAGGGGCCCAGCAAGTTGGTCGCGCTGCGCTGCACAGGTCCCACGCAGCAGCAGGTGGAGGGACGGCTCGACGAGCTCCTAAAATGCAGGCAGCCCACGCCGCCAACCTTGCAGCCCGAGCGGGCGCAGCCTTTCGCGCAGTCGCCGGGACCCTGGCCCCTGTTGAGTCCAGGGCCAAGGCTTGTGTTCAATCGTGTGAATGGCCGTCGGGCCCCCTCCACGTCCCTATCCCTCGAGGGGACCCAGGAGACCCACACACTGGTCCACAAGGAGAATGTCCGCTTTGTGTCCGAA AACTTCGTGCCCATTGACCTGGAGGAGTGGTGGGCGCAGCACTTCCTGGCTAGAATCACCAGCTGTTCCTAG
- the LOC104658848 gene encoding MAPK regulated corepressor interacting protein 2-like isoform X3 — MCTITKGPSKLVALRCTAWQQVLQQQLDGGPASEGRPSPVQYVESTPNSRLQNFVPIDLEEWWAQHFLARITSCS; from the exons ATGTGCACCATCACCAAGGGGCCCAGCAAGTTGGTCGCGCTGCGCTGCACAG CCTGGCAGCAGGTGCTGCAGCAGCAGCTGGATGGTGGCCCAGCCAGTGAGGGCCGGCCAAGCCCTGTGCAGTATGTGGAGAGTACCCCCAATTCCCGGCTGCAGAACTTCGTGCCCATTGACCTGGAGGAGTGGTGGGCGCAGCACTTCCTGGCTAGAATCACCAGCTGTTCCTAG